A single genomic interval of Hevea brasiliensis isolate MT/VB/25A 57/8 chromosome 4, ASM3005281v1, whole genome shotgun sequence harbors:
- the LOC110631776 gene encoding LOB domain-containing protein 22-like has product MNPDTDTGSQACAACRYQRRKCAPDCPLAPYFPSNHSSDFINAHKLFGVRNILKTLRKLRTFNEKKNAVTSMIYQANARARDPVSGCCGIISRLNAQIEMYQLELSLVNQQLESHQQLTSHHLQDFSQLNIDDDKQLQQLEDLSIVGNYQPPRNYNSFDGIYDATQLHPIGFDQQQQQQHEEPNIVHGNYLPPHNYNSFGGPSVRIETKESSSGHGGQPSSSGHGGQPSSSTK; this is encoded by the coding sequence ATGAATCCTGACACTGACACTGGATCTCAAGCTTGTGCTGCATGTAGATATCAACGTAGGAAATGTGCACCCGATTGCCCTCTCGCCCCTTATTTTCCGTCCAATCACTCCTCTGATTTTATCAATGCTCACAAACTGTTTGGTGTAAGAAACATCTTGAAAACTCTCAGGAAATTGCGTACTTTCAATGAGAAGAAGAACGCTGTTACGTCTATGATTTACCAAGCCAATGCTCGCGCTAGAGATCCTGTTAGTGGCTGTTGTGGAATTATCTCTCGCTTGAATGCTCAAATCGAAATGTATCAGCTCGAGCTTAGCCTTGTTAACCAGCAACTTGAATCTCATCAGCAACTTACTTCTCATCATTTACAGGATTTTTCGCAGTTGAATATAGATGATGACAAGCAGCTTCAACAACTTGAAGACCTGAGTATTGTTGGGAATTACCAGCCTCCGCGTAACTATAATTCGTTTGATGGAATATATGATGCCACGCAGCTTCACCCTATTGGGTTTGATCAACAACAACAACAGCAACACGAAGAACCGAATATTGTTCATGGGAATTACCTGCCTCCGCATAACTATAATTCTTTCGGTGGTCCTAGTGTGAGGATTGAAACAAAGGAATCATCATCGGGACATGGCGGCCAACCATCATCATCCGGACATGGCGGCCAACCATCATCATCTACCAAGTAG